Proteins found in one Streptomyces sp. NBC_00461 genomic segment:
- a CDS encoding helix-hairpin-helix domain-containing protein, producing MSTDPETTESGEPDDTAHPAAAETGTGDTGDAVGGEGEAGAAVAGGDGESGGQLSEAEAELAAQRLERERIERRKSEKAGPIDAGTKLSGKAADLLAAVRAVESGEKPVATVFSDPEPTRRRAAPEPARRAQTPQTPLTAATAGAPAPEAVDAVRRALADGGAPDTLAPQVAAALGEGADDVLRADPWSLLRVGGVRPEQADGFARALLGAECGPDDERRGRALTGWLLEQAALAGHTALEMPALTAALVQRGVPDADAAVQSAVAEGEALVFQDALDPTAPAPEANEQAHEGEEAEELPVRVLVGLERYALAEESLADGLARLVNSVPKDDGSAEDWERAAASAQGSTAELVRAVESHGLVLHTGGEASRAEPAALLRAAAALGLRTWAATHTPTGRDRFAASGAGPDTEASALSVVTVAGLLSGAEGPGRDVDGALDLDLLVVLDAPQLDVETGALLIESLPDGARLVLAGDPAVLWSAGPGRVFADLLGAQVCPRVASRRPDPGPLGELVSGIGIGELTQVEAPGKEVVIVPVRDAGEAVHRTVQLVADSVPRAIGIPPEQTVVITPGHGGAAGTRALNAALKERLNPGPGRFGGFDPGDRIAYSPAPGRTVPGSVVKADADGLHLSCSGAPVVVAKERVEQSVRHGWALTAHQAVGGRWPAVVVVLPGDAAQSLSRPWIYTSFGRADRHLSVVHGVEQALPRAVAEVPAKPRTTRLPLLLATQVPAAG from the coding sequence GTGAGCACGGACCCCGAGACCACGGAGAGCGGCGAACCGGACGACACTGCCCACCCGGCCGCGGCGGAGACCGGCACCGGGGACACGGGAGACGCTGTCGGCGGCGAGGGGGAGGCCGGGGCTGCCGTCGCGGGCGGTGACGGCGAGTCCGGCGGTCAGTTGTCCGAGGCCGAGGCCGAGTTGGCCGCGCAGCGGTTGGAGCGGGAGCGGATCGAGCGGCGGAAGTCCGAGAAGGCGGGGCCGATCGACGCCGGGACGAAGCTCAGTGGGAAGGCCGCCGACCTGCTCGCCGCCGTGCGTGCCGTGGAGAGCGGCGAGAAGCCCGTGGCCACCGTCTTCAGCGATCCCGAGCCCACTCGTCGGCGCGCCGCGCCCGAGCCGGCGCGGCGGGCGCAGACACCACAGACACCGCTGACGGCCGCGACAGCCGGGGCGCCCGCGCCGGAGGCGGTCGACGCGGTGCGGCGGGCGCTGGCCGACGGCGGCGCACCGGACACGCTGGCCCCCCAGGTCGCCGCCGCGCTCGGCGAAGGTGCGGACGACGTCCTGCGGGCGGATCCCTGGTCGTTGCTGCGGGTCGGCGGCGTACGGCCCGAGCAGGCCGACGGCTTCGCGCGGGCGCTGCTCGGTGCGGAGTGCGGGCCGGACGACGAACGGCGGGGACGGGCGCTGACGGGGTGGCTGCTGGAGCAGGCGGCCCTCGCCGGACACACGGCCCTGGAGATGCCGGCTCTCACCGCGGCGCTGGTCCAGCGCGGTGTGCCCGATGCCGACGCGGCCGTGCAGAGTGCCGTCGCCGAGGGCGAGGCGCTGGTCTTCCAGGACGCCCTCGACCCGACCGCGCCGGCACCCGAGGCCAACGAGCAGGCCCATGAGGGCGAGGAGGCCGAGGAACTCCCGGTGCGGGTCCTGGTCGGCCTGGAGCGGTATGCACTCGCCGAGGAGAGCCTGGCGGACGGCCTGGCCCGCCTGGTCAACTCGGTGCCGAAGGACGACGGTTCGGCCGAGGACTGGGAGCGCGCAGCCGCCTCCGCACAGGGCTCCACCGCCGAACTCGTCCGCGCGGTCGAGAGCCACGGCCTGGTGCTGCACACCGGGGGCGAGGCCTCCCGGGCCGAACCGGCGGCACTGCTACGGGCGGCGGCCGCCCTCGGCCTGCGCACCTGGGCCGCCACGCACACCCCCACCGGCCGGGACCGGTTCGCGGCGTCGGGGGCCGGACCGGACACCGAGGCGAGTGCCCTGTCGGTCGTCACCGTCGCCGGTCTGCTCTCGGGCGCCGAGGGCCCTGGGCGGGATGTCGACGGTGCGCTGGATCTCGACCTGCTCGTCGTGCTCGACGCACCGCAGCTGGACGTCGAGACGGGCGCACTGCTCATCGAGTCGCTCCCCGACGGGGCCCGGCTGGTGCTGGCCGGTGACCCGGCGGTGCTTTGGTCGGCCGGGCCGGGCCGGGTGTTCGCCGATCTGCTGGGGGCGCAGGTCTGCCCCCGGGTCGCTTCCCGTCGGCCGGACCCCGGTCCACTGGGCGAGCTGGTGTCCGGTATCGGGATCGGAGAGCTCACCCAGGTCGAGGCTCCCGGCAAGGAAGTCGTCATCGTCCCCGTGCGGGACGCGGGCGAGGCCGTGCACCGGACCGTGCAGCTCGTCGCGGACTCGGTGCCACGGGCGATCGGCATCCCGCCCGAGCAGACCGTGGTGATCACCCCGGGCCACGGCGGCGCTGCGGGCACGCGCGCGCTCAACGCGGCGCTCAAGGAACGCCTCAATCCCGGCCCCGGCCGCTTCGGCGGCTTCGACCCCGGCGACCGGATCGCCTACTCCCCCGCTCCGGGCCGCACGGTGCCGGGCAGCGTGGTGAAGGCCGACGCGGACGGACTGCACCTGTCGTGCTCGGGCGCCCCCGTCGTCGTAGCGAAGGAGCGGGTGGAGCAGTCCGTGCGGCACGGGTGGGCGCTGACCGCGCACCAGGCGGTGGGCGGCCGGTGGCCCGCGGTGGTCGTGGTGCTGCCCGGGGACGCGGCGCAGTCCCTGAGCCGGCCGTGGATCTACACCTCGTTCGGCCGGGCGGACCGCCATCTGTCCGTGGTCCACGGCGTGGAACAGGCACTCCCCCGGGCCGTGGCCGAGGTCCCGGCGAAGCCGCGCACCACCCGCCTGCCGCTCCTGCTGGCGACCCAGGTGCCCGCCGCCGGCTGA
- a CDS encoding DUF5703 family protein, translated as MPEYEFVDVYVPRGVSRKDATRLLTDHAEYGHWELDRLSLMRDGSRRVRLRRRIIRQVRATW; from the coding sequence ATGCCGGAATACGAATTTGTCGACGTGTACGTGCCGCGCGGGGTCTCCCGCAAGGACGCCACTCGTCTGCTGACGGACCATGCAGAGTACGGACACTGGGAGTTGGACCGTCTGAGCCTGATGCGCGACGGCAGCCGCAGGGTGCGGCTGCGTCGACGGATCATCCGCCAGGTACGCGCCACGTGGTGA
- a CDS encoding chaplin, with protein sequence MRQVTRKGLMTVAAATGVLAAAGGYAHADSGASGSSSGSPGVLSGNTVQAPVDVPVNVCGNTVNVIGILNPAIGNDCANKGGGASGGHGSGHGGSGGSQAGGHASDSPGVGSGNHVQVPVDVPVNVCGNSVDVVGIGNAAKGNDCANGGGSGGGHTTPPGGGHETTPPGNPGNPGHPGNPSHPGNPGNPTEPGHPGTPSTPPSTGGTTPGGSSHANHPGAQSAVTQPQGTAQLAHTGSDMPLGLVLPVGAGALLAGAVMYRKARASV encoded by the coding sequence ATGCGACAGGTCACCCGCAAGGGCCTGATGACCGTGGCGGCCGCGACCGGCGTGCTCGCCGCAGCGGGCGGCTACGCCCACGCCGACTCGGGCGCGAGCGGTTCCAGTTCGGGCTCGCCCGGCGTGCTGTCCGGCAACACCGTGCAGGCTCCGGTGGACGTGCCGGTGAACGTCTGCGGCAACACGGTCAACGTCATCGGGATCCTCAACCCGGCGATCGGCAACGACTGCGCCAACAAGGGCGGAGGCGCGTCCGGCGGACACGGCTCGGGCCATGGCGGTTCCGGCGGGTCCCAGGCCGGCGGGCACGCAAGCGACTCACCCGGTGTCGGCTCGGGCAACCACGTCCAGGTGCCGGTCGACGTACCGGTGAACGTCTGCGGCAACAGCGTCGACGTCGTGGGCATCGGCAACGCGGCCAAGGGCAACGACTGCGCCAACGGCGGCGGTTCGGGCGGCGGGCACACCACGCCTCCGGGCGGCGGTCACGAGACGACACCGCCCGGCAACCCTGGCAACCCCGGGCACCCGGGCAATCCGAGCCACCCGGGCAACCCGGGCAACCCCACGGAGCCCGGTCACCCCGGCACCCCGAGCACGCCGCCCAGCACGGGCGGCACGACCCCGGGCGGCTCCTCGCACGCCAACCACCCGGGCGCCCAGTCGGCGGTCACTCAGCCCCAGGGCACCGCACAGCTCGCGCACACCGGCAGTGACATGCCGCTGGGCCTCGTGCTCCCGGTGGGCGCGGGTGCGCTGCTCGCGGGAGCAGTCATGTACCGCAAGGCGCGCGCTTCGGTCTGA
- the chpH gene encoding chaplin ChpH: MIKKVVAAAAATGGLVLAGAGLAVADSGAQGAAVHSPGIVSGNVVQVPVHVPVNVCGNTVSVIGLLNPAFGNTCINK; the protein is encoded by the coding sequence ATGATCAAGAAGGTCGTCGCCGCTGCGGCTGCCACTGGTGGTCTGGTTCTCGCGGGTGCGGGCCTGGCCGTCGCCGACTCGGGTGCTCAGGGTGCCGCGGTGCACTCCCCGGGCATCGTTTCCGGCAACGTCGTTCAGGTGCCGGTTCACGTCCCGGTGAACGTCTGCGGCAACACGGTCTCCGTGATCGGGCTGCTGAACCCCGCCTTCGGCAACACCTGCATCAACAAGTGA
- a CDS encoding M20/M25/M40 family metallo-hydrolase, translated as MSETDTARGVTGEDEVVDLCRELIQIDTSNYGDHSGPGERAAAEYVAGKLAEVGLEPRIFESHPGRASTVARIEGEDPSRPALLIHGHLDVVPANADDWTHHPFSGEVADGCVWGRGAVDMKDMDAMTLAVVRDRLRSGRRPPRDIVLAFLADEEAGGTYGARHLVDKHPGLFEGVTEAISEVGGFSFTVSEQRRLYLIQTAEKGMHWMKLTVAGTAGHGSMIHRDNAITELSEAVARLGRHRFPVRVTKTTRAFLDELGDALGTELDPEDMEGTLARLGGIAKLIGATLSNTANPTQLGAGYKVNVIPGEATAHVDGRFLPGFEEEFLADLDKILGPKVRREDVHSDKAVETTFDGALVDAMQSALVAEDPAAKAIPYMLSGGTDAKSFDDLGIRGFGFAPLKLPPELDFAGMFHGVDERVPVDGLKFGVRVLDRFIDGS; from the coding sequence GTGAGCGAGACGGACACGGCCAGGGGCGTCACCGGCGAGGACGAGGTCGTGGACCTCTGCCGCGAGCTGATCCAGATCGACACCAGCAACTACGGCGACCACTCGGGTCCGGGTGAGCGGGCGGCGGCCGAGTACGTCGCCGGGAAGCTCGCCGAGGTGGGTCTCGAACCGCGGATCTTCGAGTCGCACCCGGGCCGGGCCTCCACGGTGGCCCGGATCGAGGGCGAGGACCCGTCGCGGCCCGCGCTTCTCATCCACGGCCACCTCGACGTCGTACCGGCCAACGCCGACGACTGGACCCACCACCCCTTCTCCGGCGAGGTCGCCGACGGGTGCGTGTGGGGGCGCGGGGCCGTCGACATGAAGGACATGGACGCGATGACCCTCGCGGTCGTACGCGACCGGCTGCGCAGCGGGCGCAGGCCCCCGCGCGACATCGTCCTCGCCTTCCTCGCCGACGAGGAGGCCGGCGGTACGTACGGCGCCCGGCACCTGGTCGACAAGCACCCCGGTCTCTTCGAGGGCGTCACCGAGGCGATCAGCGAGGTCGGCGGGTTCTCGTTCACGGTCAGCGAGCAGCGGCGGCTGTATCTGATCCAGACGGCCGAGAAGGGCATGCACTGGATGAAGCTGACCGTGGCCGGCACGGCCGGGCACGGGTCGATGATCCACCGCGACAACGCGATCACCGAGCTGTCGGAGGCCGTCGCGCGGCTCGGACGGCACAGGTTCCCGGTACGGGTGACCAAGACCACCCGGGCCTTCCTCGACGAACTCGGCGACGCGCTCGGCACCGAGCTGGACCCGGAGGACATGGAGGGGACGCTGGCCAGGCTCGGCGGCATCGCCAAGCTCATCGGCGCGACCCTGAGCAACACGGCCAACCCGACGCAGCTGGGCGCCGGCTACAAGGTCAACGTCATCCCCGGCGAAGCCACGGCGCACGTCGACGGGCGCTTCCTGCCCGGGTTCGAGGAGGAGTTCCTCGCCGACCTGGACAAGATCCTCGGCCCCAAGGTCAGGCGCGAGGACGTGCACTCCGACAAGGCCGTGGAGACGACCTTCGACGGGGCGCTGGTGGACGCGATGCAGTCCGCGCTGGTGGCCGAGGACCCGGCCGCCAAGGCGATCCCGTACATGCTCTCCGGCGGCACGGACGCCAAGTCCTTCGACGACCTGGGCATCCGCGGCTTCGGCTTCGCCCCGCTCAAGCTGCCCCCGGAGCTGGACTTCGCCGGGATGTTCCACGGCGTCGACGAGCGGGTGCCGGTCGACGGCCTGAAGTTCGGCGTGCGCGTGCTCGACCGCTTCATCGACGGCTCCTGA
- a CDS encoding Pls/PosA family non-ribosomal peptide synthetase codes for MAAIDESSALGLLDEEFSAEIHQQFGDTARFSGGQAASPRTLVDIFDASVRSYPDELALDDGTTRLTYRALAGEVERLRRELAAAGVGLGDRVGVRVPSGTNDLYVAILAVLAAGAAYVPVDAEDPDERAELVFGEADVRAVVGAGHALTVNGRSDVPAARPGAEQDAWIIFTSGSTGKPKGVAVSHCSAAAFVDAEAALFLTEDPIGPADRVMAGLSVAFDASCEEMWLAWRNGACLVPVPRSQVRSGADLGPWLVEQDITVVSTVPTLAALWEPETLNDVRLLIFGGEACPPELVQRLVTEGREVWNTYGPTEATVVACASLMSGEEPIRIGLPLDGYELAVVDEAGEPVPMGESGQLVIGGVGLARYLDAEKDAEKYAPLESLGWERAYRSGDLVKAEPEGLVFLGRADEQIKLGGRRIELGEVDAALQALPGVQGAAAAVRTARSGNQLLVGYVVTQEGWDHAAAVEKLRAELPAALVPLLAPVEDLPTRTSGKVDRNALPWPLEGLETGGPAERLYGTEAWLAEQWTEVLGIPVSSARDDFFAIGGSSLAAAQLTTRLRTRYPSAAVVDIYQKPTLRKLARHLEESAQDDGARRTIAPVPTRAKVIQTLLLVPLFTLLGLRWTVALAAAGNLLPAYSWLPTASWWLLAVGALVLLTPPGRLAIAAGGARLLLRGVEPGRYPRGGSVHLRLWTAERLAEFTGATSLTGSWLERYARALGAKIGQDVDLHSLPPVTGLLKLGRGAAVESEVDLSGWWLDGDRLEIGAVKVGAHATVGTRSMLFPGARVGKRAEVAPGSAVTGQIPTGQRWAGAPAVKLGKAKRNWPKERPQRGTYWRVMYGLTGLALTALPLLAGGAAFLVAYVFIDAHAPLRGAALALVPATLAFGAVYALLILVAVRLLSLGLREGTHPTHSRIGWQAWTVTQLMDRSRETLFPLYAGLVTPVWLRLLGMRIGRGAEVSTVLALPSLTTVGEGAFLADDTLTAPYELGGGWMRIGRAEIGRRAFLGNSGMTAPGRSVPDGGLVGVLSATPKKAKKGSSYLGLPPVKLPRSAERGDQSLTYDPPARLLWARGLVELFRIVPVFCSAGLAVLTVAALCLLGPWAPLLSGLVLLGTGAAAAVVSFVAKWLLVGRHRTGEHPLWSGFVWRNELADTFVEVVAVPWLAGSVPGTPVMTAWLRGLGAKIGKGVWVESYWLPETDLVTLEDAATVNRGCVLQTHLFHDRILRTDTVVLREGATLGPGGIVLPGSTIGARTTLGPASLVMAAESVPDDTRWLGNPIEAWRP; via the coding sequence ATGGCAGCGATAGACGAGAGCAGTGCTCTCGGCCTGCTCGACGAAGAGTTCAGCGCAGAGATCCACCAGCAGTTCGGCGACACCGCGCGCTTCTCCGGAGGCCAGGCGGCCTCCCCGCGCACGCTCGTCGACATCTTCGACGCATCCGTCAGGTCGTACCCGGACGAGCTCGCCCTCGATGACGGTACGACGCGGCTCACCTACCGTGCGCTGGCCGGCGAGGTCGAGCGGCTGCGGCGCGAGCTCGCCGCCGCCGGGGTCGGCCTGGGCGACCGGGTGGGGGTCCGGGTCCCGTCCGGCACCAACGACCTCTACGTCGCCATCCTCGCCGTGCTGGCCGCCGGTGCCGCCTATGTTCCCGTGGACGCCGAGGACCCGGACGAGCGGGCCGAGCTGGTCTTCGGCGAGGCGGACGTCCGCGCCGTCGTCGGCGCGGGGCACGCGCTCACGGTCAACGGGCGCAGCGACGTTCCCGCCGCCCGGCCCGGCGCCGAGCAGGACGCGTGGATCATCTTCACGTCCGGCTCCACCGGGAAGCCCAAGGGCGTCGCCGTCAGCCACTGCAGCGCCGCCGCGTTCGTGGATGCCGAGGCCGCTCTGTTCCTGACCGAGGACCCCATCGGTCCCGCTGACAGGGTCATGGCGGGTCTGTCGGTCGCCTTCGACGCGTCCTGCGAGGAGATGTGGCTGGCCTGGCGCAACGGGGCCTGTCTGGTGCCCGTGCCGCGGTCGCAGGTCCGCAGCGGGGCCGACCTCGGTCCCTGGCTGGTCGAGCAGGACATCACCGTCGTCTCGACGGTGCCCACGCTGGCGGCCCTGTGGGAGCCGGAGACCCTCAACGACGTACGCCTGCTGATCTTCGGCGGCGAGGCCTGCCCGCCCGAGCTGGTGCAGCGGCTGGTGACGGAGGGGCGCGAGGTCTGGAACACGTACGGGCCGACGGAGGCGACCGTCGTGGCCTGTGCCTCGCTCATGTCCGGCGAGGAGCCCATTCGGATCGGGCTGCCGCTCGACGGCTACGAGCTGGCCGTCGTCGACGAGGCCGGGGAGCCCGTGCCGATGGGCGAGAGCGGCCAGCTGGTGATCGGCGGGGTCGGGCTCGCCCGGTACCTCGACGCCGAGAAGGACGCGGAGAAGTACGCGCCGCTGGAGTCCCTGGGCTGGGAGCGGGCGTACCGCAGCGGTGACCTCGTGAAGGCCGAGCCGGAGGGGCTGGTGTTCCTCGGACGGGCCGATGAGCAGATCAAGCTCGGCGGGCGCCGGATCGAGCTCGGTGAGGTGGACGCGGCCCTGCAGGCGCTGCCCGGCGTCCAGGGCGCCGCTGCCGCCGTGCGCACCGCCCGCAGCGGCAACCAGCTCCTCGTCGGCTACGTCGTCACCCAGGAGGGCTGGGACCACGCCGCCGCGGTCGAGAAGCTGCGCGCCGAGCTGCCCGCCGCCCTCGTCCCGCTGCTCGCGCCGGTCGAGGACCTCCCGACACGCACGTCCGGCAAGGTCGACCGCAACGCTCTGCCCTGGCCCCTGGAGGGCCTGGAGACCGGCGGTCCCGCCGAGCGGCTCTACGGCACCGAGGCCTGGCTGGCCGAGCAGTGGACAGAAGTCCTCGGCATCCCGGTCTCCAGTGCCCGTGACGACTTCTTCGCGATCGGCGGCAGCAGCCTGGCCGCCGCCCAGCTGACGACGAGGCTGCGCACCCGCTACCCGAGTGCCGCCGTCGTCGACATCTACCAGAAGCCCACCCTGCGCAAGCTGGCCCGCCATCTGGAGGAGTCGGCGCAGGACGACGGTGCGCGGCGCACGATCGCCCCGGTGCCGACCCGTGCCAAGGTGATCCAGACGCTGCTGCTGGTGCCGCTGTTCACGCTGCTGGGCCTGCGCTGGACGGTCGCGCTGGCCGCGGCCGGCAATCTGCTGCCCGCATACTCCTGGCTGCCGACGGCCTCCTGGTGGCTGCTCGCGGTCGGTGCTCTCGTGCTCCTCACCCCGCCCGGTCGCCTCGCGATCGCGGCGGGCGGTGCGCGGCTGCTGCTGCGAGGGGTCGAGCCCGGCCGCTATCCGCGCGGTGGGAGCGTGCACCTGCGGCTGTGGACCGCCGAGCGGCTGGCCGAGTTCACCGGGGCGACCTCGCTGACCGGCTCGTGGCTGGAGCGGTACGCGCGGGCGCTGGGCGCCAAGATCGGCCAGGACGTCGACCTGCACTCGCTGCCGCCGGTCACCGGGCTGCTGAAGCTCGGCCGGGGCGCCGCCGTGGAGTCCGAGGTCGACCTGTCCGGCTGGTGGCTGGACGGCGACCGGCTGGAGATCGGCGCGGTCAAGGTCGGTGCGCACGCCACCGTCGGCACCCGCAGCATGCTCTTCCCGGGCGCCCGCGTGGGCAAGCGGGCCGAGGTGGCGCCGGGTTCGGCGGTCACCGGTCAGATCCCGACCGGTCAGCGCTGGGCCGGTGCGCCCGCGGTCAAGCTCGGCAAGGCCAAGCGCAACTGGCCCAAGGAGCGTCCGCAGCGCGGCACGTACTGGCGTGTGATGTACGGCCTGACGGGCCTCGCGCTGACCGCGCTGCCGCTGCTGGCGGGCGGGGCCGCGTTCCTCGTGGCGTACGTCTTCATCGACGCGCACGCGCCCCTGCGGGGTGCCGCGCTCGCCCTCGTCCCGGCCACGCTGGCGTTCGGGGCGGTGTACGCGCTGCTGATCCTCGTCGCCGTACGACTGCTGAGTCTCGGCCTGCGTGAGGGCACGCATCCCACGCACAGCCGGATCGGCTGGCAGGCCTGGACGGTCACGCAGCTGATGGACCGCTCGCGCGAGACCCTGTTCCCGCTGTACGCCGGGCTGGTCACGCCGGTGTGGCTGCGGCTGCTCGGCATGCGGATCGGGCGGGGCGCCGAGGTGTCCACGGTGCTCGCGCTGCCGAGTCTGACCACGGTCGGCGAGGGCGCGTTCCTGGCCGACGACACGCTGACCGCGCCGTACGAGCTCGGTGGCGGCTGGATGCGGATCGGGCGCGCGGAGATCGGGCGGCGGGCGTTCCTCGGGAACTCGGGGATGACCGCGCCGGGGCGCAGCGTGCCGGACGGCGGGCTCGTCGGCGTGCTGTCGGCGACGCCGAAGAAGGCGAAGAAGGGCAGCTCGTACCTGGGGCTGCCGCCGGTGAAGCTGCCGCGCAGCGCCGAGAGGGGCGACCAGAGCCTGACGTACGACCCGCCGGCGCGACTGCTGTGGGCGCGCGGGCTGGTGGAGCTGTTCCGGATCGTGCCGGTGTTCTGCTCGGCCGGCCTCGCGGTGCTGACGGTGGCGGCACTGTGCCTGCTGGGCCCCTGGGCTCCCCTGCTGTCCGGTCTGGTGCTGCTGGGCACCGGCGCGGCGGCCGCTGTCGTCTCGTTCGTCGCCAAGTGGCTGCTCGTCGGGCGGCACCGTACCGGTGAGCACCCGCTGTGGAGCGGCTTCGTGTGGCGCAACGAACTCGCGGACACCTTCGTCGAGGTCGTGGCCGTGCCGTGGCTTGCGGGTTCGGTGCCCGGGACGCCGGTGATGACCGCGTGGCTGCGCGGTCTGGGCGCCAAGATCGGCAAGGGCGTGTGGGTGGAGAGCTACTGGCTGCCCGAGACGGACCTGGTGACCCTGGAGGACGCGGCCACCGTGAACCGTGGCTGCGTGCTGCAGACCCACCTCTTCCACGACCGGATCTTGCGGACGGATACTGTTGTTCTCCGTGAGGGCGCCACGCTGGGCCCTGGCGGGATCGTGCTGCCCGGCAGCACGATCGGGGCCCGCACCACACTGGGTCCCGCGTCGCTCGTCATGGCAGCGGAGTCCGTCCCGGACGACACCCGCTGGCTCGGCAACCCGATCGAGGCATGGCGGCCCTGA
- a CDS encoding M1 family metallopeptidase, whose product MAVQTSAGSDPYFPDHGDAGYRVHRYELALDYRPGPNRLAGTARINAIAGRSPLGEFTLNLSDFKIGRVRVDGRQPHYTHRGGRLRIRPAKAVRPGAAFTVEVHWAGNPKPVTSPWGGLGWEELEDGALVASQPIGAPSWYPCNDRPADKAAYQISITTPSAYAVVAGGRLLTRTTRASTTTWVYEQSAPTSSYLVGLAIGKYETVLLGDPGPGGVPQHGHIPAQLLPEFSRDFARQPKMMDLFQELFGPYPFGEYAVVVTEEELDVPVEAQGLSLFGANHVDGARGSERLVAHELAHQWFGNSVSIADWRHIWLNEGFAKYAEWLWSERSGGRSAQQLAAAAHRLLSTQPQDLRLADPGRKSMFDDRLYERGGLTVHAVRCAMGDDAFFRMLRAWAGLHRGGAVTTTTFTAHAARFADEPLEGLFKAWVYGAALPSMPTQIPARPAHPPTNAESA is encoded by the coding sequence GTGGCAGTTCAGACGTCGGCGGGTTCGGACCCGTACTTCCCGGATCACGGTGACGCCGGTTACCGGGTGCACCGGTACGAGCTCGCGCTCGATTACCGGCCGGGCCCCAACCGGCTGGCCGGGACGGCCCGGATCAACGCGATCGCGGGCCGTTCACCGCTGGGCGAATTCACCCTGAACCTCTCCGACTTCAAGATCGGGCGGGTCCGGGTCGACGGCCGGCAGCCGCACTACACGCATCGCGGCGGCCGGCTGCGCATCCGCCCCGCCAAGGCCGTCCGGCCCGGTGCCGCCTTCACCGTGGAGGTGCACTGGGCGGGCAACCCCAAGCCGGTCACCAGTCCCTGGGGCGGGCTCGGCTGGGAGGAGCTGGAGGACGGGGCGCTGGTGGCGAGCCAGCCGATCGGGGCGCCGTCCTGGTACCCGTGCAACGACCGGCCCGCCGACAAGGCGGCGTACCAGATCTCGATCACCACGCCGTCCGCGTACGCGGTGGTGGCGGGCGGCAGGCTGCTGACCCGTACGACGCGCGCGTCGACGACGACCTGGGTGTACGAGCAGTCGGCGCCCACGTCGAGCTATCTGGTGGGCCTGGCGATCGGCAAGTACGAGACGGTGCTGCTGGGGGACCCGGGGCCGGGCGGGGTGCCGCAGCACGGGCACATCCCGGCTCAGCTGCTGCCGGAGTTCTCACGGGACTTCGCCCGGCAGCCGAAGATGATGGACCTGTTCCAGGAGCTGTTCGGCCCCTATCCGTTCGGCGAGTACGCGGTCGTGGTGACCGAGGAGGAACTCGATGTCCCCGTGGAGGCCCAGGGGTTGTCGCTGTTCGGCGCCAACCACGTGGACGGGGCGCGGGGTTCGGAGCGGCTGGTGGCGCATGAGCTGGCGCACCAGTGGTTCGGCAACAGCGTGTCCATCGCGGACTGGCGGCACATATGGCTGAACGAGGGATTCGCCAAGTACGCCGAGTGGCTGTGGTCGGAGCGCTCGGGCGGCCGTAGCGCGCAACAACTCGCGGCGGCTGCGCACCGGTTGCTGTCCACGCAGCCGCAGGATCTGCGGCTGGCCGATCCGGGGCGCAAGTCGATGTTCGACGACCGTCTCTACGAGCGCGGCGGGCTGACCGTGCACGCGGTGCGCTGCGCGATGGGCGACGACGCCTTCTTCCGCATGCTGCGTGCCTGGGCGGGGCTGCACCGCGGCGGCGCGGTGACGACCACGACGTTCACGGCGCACGCGGCCCGGTTCGCGGACGAGCCGCTGGAGGGCCTGTTCAAGGCCTGGGTGTACGGCGCGGCGCTGCCTTCGATGCCCACGCAGATCCCGGCACGTCCCGCGCACCCGCCCACCAACGCCGAGTCGGCGTAG
- a CDS encoding peptidoglycan-binding protein, producing MATPLSASKLVEILRAEGLTVVEVRNWRTHNRNTKGPWGPVNGVMIHHTVTSGTDASVNICYNGYSGLPGPLCHGVIDKKGHIHLVGNGRANHAGLGDSDVLRAVVNESRLPHDNEADTDGNRHFYGFECINLGDGRDPWPEAQKEAIEKVSAAICRHHGWSERSVIGHKEWQPGKQDPRGFTMDGMRKRIADRLAGKGSGGGKDPDPRPTPSKPSYAPFPGSGFFHVGQKSALVTAMGKRLVAEGCGHYEEGPSPEWTEADRKSYQAWQHKLGFKGKDADGIPGKVTWDRLKVPAS from the coding sequence ATGGCCACACCCCTGAGCGCGTCCAAGCTGGTGGAGATCCTGCGAGCGGAGGGCCTGACGGTTGTGGAGGTGCGCAACTGGCGTACCCACAACCGCAATACGAAGGGTCCGTGGGGCCCGGTGAACGGAGTGATGATCCACCACACCGTCACCTCGGGCACGGACGCCTCCGTGAACATCTGCTACAACGGCTACTCGGGCCTGCCGGGGCCGCTGTGCCACGGCGTCATCGACAAGAAGGGCCACATCCACCTCGTCGGCAACGGCCGTGCGAACCATGCCGGGCTGGGCGACAGCGACGTACTGCGCGCCGTCGTCAACGAGTCGAGACTGCCGCACGACAACGAGGCGGACACCGACGGCAACCGGCACTTCTACGGCTTCGAGTGCATCAACCTCGGCGACGGCAGGGACCCGTGGCCCGAGGCCCAGAAGGAGGCCATCGAGAAGGTGTCCGCCGCGATCTGCCGCCACCACGGCTGGAGCGAGCGGTCGGTCATCGGCCACAAGGAGTGGCAGCCCGGCAAGCAGGACCCGCGCGGCTTCACGATGGACGGCATGCGCAAACGCATCGCCGACCGGCTGGCCGGCAAGGGCTCCGGCGGCGGAAAGGACCCCGATCCCAGGCCCACGCCGTCCAAGCCCTCGTACGCGCCGTTCCCGGGCTCCGGCTTCTTCCACGTCGGACAGAAGTCGGCGCTCGTCACCGCCATGGGCAAGCGCCTGGTCGCCGAGGGCTGCGGCCACTACGAGGAGGGGCCGAGCCCCGAGTGGACCGAGGCCGACCGCAAGTCCTACCAGGCCTGGCAGCACAAGCTCGGCTTCAAGGGCAAGGACGCCGACGGCATCCCGGGCAAGGTCACCTGGGACAGGCTGAAGGTGCCCGCGAGCTGA